DNA from Nocardioides yefusunii:
GCGCCGGGTCGACGAAGACCATCCGGCGTCCTTCCAGACACCTGACGTCCTCCTGGCCGAGGTCCGTGCGAGAGACGAAGAACTCCCACGACAAGGTGCGGCCGTCGGGCAGGGTGACGGGGCGGGTGCCCAGTGAGGTCAGGGAGCCGGGGTCGAGGTGCACCCCGGTCTCCTCGGCGAACTCGCGCACCGCACAGGTGACTCCGAACTCACCGACCTCGACAGCACCACCGGGGAACGCCCATCGATCAGGCCACCGCGAGGTGTTGTCGTCACGTTCCTGCATCAGCACGTGCCCTCGGGGATCCACGAGGGCCACGCATGCGAAGTCGACCACGGCGACGAACTTACTCCCCCTCAGAGACGGGGCCGGTACCTGCGTCCGCGCAGGGCCTCCTCGACGAGGCCGACAGCGCGCCGGACACCAGTGAGGCGGGCGTCCTCGAGCAGGAACGTCTGTGCGGCTGCTTCGACCACGGGCGGGGTGCAGTAGTCGCGCAGGTCGACGCGGACGCTGCTGAGTCCGCGCTTGACGGCTGCTTGGTCGGCCTCGACGTGGACGACCGCGAAACGGGCCAGGACGACGGGGTGACGTCGCAGTCCTTCGTAGCGGCGGTACTCGGGCGGGCAGAGGTCGAGGAACCACTTGACCGCGCTGGCCTCCCAGTCGGGAGCGTCGGGCGGCAGGACTTCTCGGGGCCATCCCGGGGGTGCGTACGCAGGCATTGCTCGATCGTATTCGAACACCTGTTCGAACGCACCCTTGACTGGTCAGCCCGCGGTCACACCTTCGGGCGCCGCCTCGACCTGGGCGAGCAGCGGGTCCCGCAGGCCGACGGTGTCGTGACGCCACCAGGTGTCGGGGTAGACGATGCGACCGGTGACCCATTCCTCGTACGACGACGTCAGCCGGACCCGGCAGGCAGCCTCAGGCACACGCGCCGACGGGCTGAGGACGCCGTGGTCGCTGGACTGCTCCCAGCCGCGGCTCGCGTAGTAGGCGGGGTCACCTTCGAGGGCGACGAGCGGGAACTCCATCTGCTGGGCCGCGTCGAAGGCGGCGTCGAGCAGAAGGGCTCCGGTGCCACGGTTCTGTTCGTCGGGGTGGACGGCGAGCGGGGACAGCAGGGCGATCTCGACGAGGCGTTCGCGGGCGTCGACCCAGGCCAGCGAGAGAGCGACGGTGCCGACGACCGTGCCGTTACGTTCGGCCACGATGATCGCGCAGACCAGCTCGCGGTCGACGAGTTCACGCAGGACCCGGACGACGACGTCCCCTTCGTCTGCGAAGGCGGCCCGGACGACGGACTCGAACGCCTCCTGTTCCTCGGGGCGGGCGCTGCGGATCTGCACGGGTGCTTCCATGCCCTCATCCTGCCGGACGGGTTGTCGGCCAATGTGCCCAGTACAGGGGTCGCCCTGACGCGCCTGCGGTGCGACCGTGGGAAGGCCCCACCTTCGTCCCCAGGAGGACCCATGACCGTCACCACCGACACCGAAGCAACGCGCCAGAGCGCGCACGTACTGATCGACGCCGTGGAGGCATTCTGGTCCGGCGGCGACAACGCGGGCGTGGTCGCCGCACTCGAAGGTCTCGCCGCTGCTGGCGCGGTCTCCTGTTCGACGGGGCCGGACGGTGCGGTCGAGGTGAACGTGCAGCCACTGCTGAAGGCGTCCTTGACCCTGGCGACGTCGTTGATGACGATGATCGAGGTCAGCGACCCCGACGTCGACACCGAGCAGGTCCTCGACCGGGTGCGCAACGTCGTCGATCTCAACGCCCAACTCTGAGACACCGTCGCGAGGCATCCCCCCCCGCGCAGAGGATCGTCGACGGCACACCCGTCGTCAGCAACGTGAGCACGGCCAGAGCCCCCGCTGCGGCTGGGCAGTTCGGGAAGGCCGAGCTGAGGTACGGGCGACTCCCCTGCATGACCCCTGAGGAGGGTTCGAGCGGCAGCGTGCATGTGCACGTCCCACTCCCCCTCACGGGTACGGGACACGGTTCCGGACCCAAAGCGCACCCGAGCGACCTAGGCTGCGTCCGTGACCATCCGCCTGCTCTCGCTCGCCCTGACAGCGACGACGCTGCCCTTCGCAGCCAACCTCGCCAGTGACTTCTCCTGGACCAAGGCGGCTGCCTTCGGCCTCACCACTGGAGTCCTCGCAACGCTCTTGGGCGCCGTGGTGCGTCGGCGAGAAGCGGCTCGGCCGTTGGAGCGGACCCATCAGGCCTACCTCGCAGCGTGGAGCCAGCGCACCGACGACGGGTCGATCGACGTCCTGCGGGAGTCCTTCAAGCAGCACTCAGCCCCCGGCGCGTACGTCGACCCCGACGGAGAGGCGTTGGCCCCGTGGATTGAGGCGTGGCACGAGGGTCTCGCCCCGCAGGAGGCCCGCCGGTCCGTTCGGCAGGCAGGCTGACCCACGCGCTCGCACCCAGGCGCTCACACAGATGAGGTGGAGGATCGCTGTCACCTGGTGACAGTGATCCTCCACCTGCGTCCATGCTCAAACCGGCGACGGAACCGGCTCCGCCAACGCCTCACGCAGCTTGGCCAGTCCGGCGTGGCACTGCGACTTCACCGTCCCCAGCGAGCAGCCCAACAGTTCGGCGACCTCACGTTCGGTACGGTCCTCCACATGCCGCAACACCACGACGGTGCGCTGCTTGGGCGGCAACGTCGCGAGGGCCCGTCGCAGGGCATCGGCCTCGGCGACGTCGGGATCAGAGATGCTGACCTCCGGCAGGTGCTCGACGGCGTGCTCACGCAGTCGAACTCGACGCCACCGGGAGATGTTGGTGCGCACCATGACGGTGCGGACGTACCCCTCGGGGTCGCCATTGATCCGGGGCCAGGCACCGACACACTTCACCAATGCGTCCTGCACGAGGTCTTCGGCGGCATGGGCGTCAGCGACCAGGAAACGGGCCGTGCGGACCAGCGCCGAGTAGCGGGCGGCGACGAACTCAGTGAACTCCTCAGGCGTTGCCACGACGTGCCCTCCGAGCGAACAGGTAGCCGATCAGGGCCACTAGGAGTGCCCCCAGCGCCACGATCGGCAGCGTGCGCAGCATTCTCAGCGCGGCGTCCGCTTCCGGAGTCACGGCGTCCACGATCTCGACGTCGGCCAGAACCTCGAGGGCGAACTCCCAGTGCTGCACCACACCGCCGCGATCCCAGTCGGAGGTGTCGACGCTGCCGTCGCCCTCCCGCAGTGTCACCCACTCCTCGATCGCGCCCTGCTCGGTGACGACGTCGAGGGCCAAGCCGCGGTTCACGACGACGCCGCCGTCACGCCACCCCACGAACGTCGACCAGTCAGGCACCTCCGCACCCGAGTCACGCCACTCCACCGGCCCCGCATCGACCCCGACGTCTCCGAAGGCCACCCTGAGGTCGTTGTCGCCGGAAATCTCCGGCGACGGGTCAAGCAACGCCGCGACGCGGTCGTCGCCGTCCCACCACGGGCCTCGGACGTCAGCATCACCAGCGCTCGGCAAGGAGACTGCTTCCGTGGCCCAGGTGCGGGAATCCAGCACCACCCACTCTTGGCTCTCCGTCTGCCCCAGGTAACGGCCATCGACCACGTTCGACTCCGGCCACACGGTCCGGGTCGCAGGGATGAGGCGTCGCTCGCCGTCGACGCCGAGGGTGAACATCCTCTCAGGGTCGCTACCAGCCCCGTTGCGCTTCTCGTCGTCGTAGAAGAGCGGATTGACGAGCAACTGATCGTCGTCGATCCACTCCATCATGGCCGGGTCGACGGCCGCCCCGAACTCGGCTTCGAGGTCCTGCTCCACCAGGGTGCCGGTCACCAGGTCTCGGACGGCCACGGCATCGGCGACCGTACCCATCGCCCCGTCATGCGCTTCGTCGCCCACCCAGTACGCCACGTAGCGGCCCGACGGGGAGAGCCGAACGCCGTCGACACCGTCCGCCACGAGACCGGGTGTGTCGATCACGCCGTACGTCCCAGTGGTGGCCTGAACCCCCACGATCTCGTTGACGTGGCCAGCCCAGAACAGGCGCCCGGTCTGACGCTGCCGCAACCCGACCGCCGACGCCTCCCCTGCACCGAGCTCCGGCAACGCCTCAGGCATGTCGAACGCCAACGACGACGGCAGGACGACGCCGTTCTCGGCGGAGACCGGCATCGCTTCTGTGCGAGTCAGGCCCGAACTCACGGCACCGAGACTGCCCAGCACCCCCACCAGCACCAGCCCAGCCACACAGGCCACTGCCCGCCGGGCGTGCACCCGACGCCTCCCGCGCGACCAGAGCGCGTCCGTCGGCGCGACTCCCACTGGTTCCTCCGTGGCTGCCGACAGGTGGCCCAACCGGTCTTCGAGCGTGTTCATGGCCCCTCCTCGTCGCGGCTCCTGGCGAACCACACCCTCACGTACGCCGACGCGTTCAGGAAGGTTGGCTCGCACCTCGAGAAAGTTCAGGAACCGTTCCCTGGGTCGCGGAATCGAGCAAGTGACGCAGCCGCGCGAGCCCGGCATGGGTCTGCGACTTCACTGTCCCCAGAGAGCACTTCATCATCTCGGCAGCCTCCCGTTCGGAACGGTCCTCGACGTGGCGCAGCACCACAGCGGTCCGCTGCCGCGCAGGCAGCTGGGCGAGAGCCGCCACCAGCCGGTCACGCTCCTCCACCGACGACGACGCCGCGTGCGGATGCCACGACTCCCCCACAGGCTCGGCCACTTCGGTGATCCGCCTACGTCGCCACCGGGAAATGTTCTGTCGCACCATCACCGTGCGGACGTACGGCTCAGGGTCGTCCGCGATCCGCGCCCACACCGGGACACACCGCGCCAACGACTCCTGGACGAGGTCCTCGGCGTCTGCCGCGTTGCCCGTGAGCAACCGGGCTGCACGGAGCAGCGGCTGCTGCCGCGCCGCGACGAACTCGGTGAAACCGGCT
Protein-coding regions in this window:
- a CDS encoding SigE family RNA polymerase sigma factor, whose protein sequence is MRSRDLSPDEAGFTEFVAARQQPLLRAARLLTGNAADAEDLVQESLARCVPVWARIADDPEPYVRTVMVRQNISRWRRRRITEVAEPVGESWHPHAASSSVEERDRLVAALAQLPARQRTAVVLRHVEDRSEREAAEMMKCSLGTVKSQTHAGLARLRHLLDSATQGTVPELSRGASQPS
- a CDS encoding GNAT family N-acetyltransferase, which gives rise to MEAPVQIRSARPEEQEAFESVVRAAFADEGDVVVRVLRELVDRELVCAIIVAERNGTVVGTVALSLAWVDARERLVEIALLSPLAVHPDEQNRGTGALLLDAAFDAAQQMEFPLVALEGDPAYYASRGWEQSSDHGVLSPSARVPEAACRVRLTSSYEEWVTGRIVYPDTWWRHDTVGLRDPLLAQVEAAPEGVTAG
- a CDS encoding SigE family RNA polymerase sigma factor is translated as MATPEEFTEFVAARYSALVRTARFLVADAHAAEDLVQDALVKCVGAWPRINGDPEGYVRTVMVRTNISRWRRVRLREHAVEHLPEVSISDPDVAEADALRRALATLPPKQRTVVVLRHVEDRTEREVAELLGCSLGTVKSQCHAGLAKLREALAEPVPSPV